Sequence from the Chelonoidis abingdonii isolate Lonesome George chromosome 1, CheloAbing_2.0, whole genome shotgun sequence genome:
AGGAGCGCTTTGGCCCCGCCGTGGTGCCCGTGCCCTTCCTGGAGGATGCGGCGGCCTACGACCTGCTGAGCGTGCTGGTGAGGAAGCCGGGCCGGGCGCCACGGCTGCTGGGTCTGGCCCGGCCCCTGGTACCGGTGGGGGAGCTGGCGGGAGCTGGCGCGGCagctggtgcagcaggggctggagccgggGGAGCTGGCGTGCTGCACGCGGGAATACAGCGCCCGGGCGCGGGGCGAGGCGCACTACGAGGAGACGCGCCTGGTGGCGGGtgccccctgccacatccagCTGCAGCTGGCCAACGTGCACAAGAAGGTGGCTTTCCTGGCGCTGCGTCCTGGCCAGCTGGCGCTGCGCCCcgacctgccctggctccgtggCCTGCGCAGCCTCTACCTCCTGCACGAGGTCTTCTACTGCGGGGGGCTGGCGCTGGCCGTTTCGCGGGGGCAGAGCCTGCGcaccctgcgcctgccagggccCCGGCCCCTCGCCTTCTGCTGCCTCAAGTTCACCGTCGGCCCCCGCGGCCTTCTCGGCCCCCAGAAACCCCTGGGGCCCGCACTGCCCGCCAGGGTGGCCTGGCTCAAGCTGCCAGCGCTggagcccccggcccctcccacCGAGAGCAAGAGCAGCCCCCAGCGCCGGAGCCCGTTCTGCAGGGCCTCCAGGACAGGTAAGGgactggggggctgtggggggatgggcacTGGGGGGGCCATGCGGGGCTGTGGGTACTGGGGGGCCATGGGGAGCTGTGGACACTGAGGACATTGGGAGCGTGTAGGCATTGGGGGGGCCATGGGCACTGGGGGGTCATGGGGGGTGAGGGAACTGTGGGGCCATGGGGGGCCGTGGGCACTGCGGGGGCTATGGGGGGTCATGGCTACTGGGGGACATGGAGGAGTGTGGGCACTCGGGGGGGCATGGGGGGGCTGGACACTGGGAGGCCCATGGGGGTGTGGGCACTGCAGGGCCATGGGGGGCCGTGGGCACTGGGGCGCCATGGGGAGCTtagagccagccccagccttggccctcACTTTGGGGCCGACAGCACTGGACTGAGCCCAGCCCCAGGGGTC
This genomic interval carries:
- the C1H11orf42 gene encoding uncharacterized protein C11orf42 homolog — encoded protein: MADSGALALEIGEADANWELIRDKVVEERFGPAVVPVPFLEDAAAYDLLSVLVRKPGRAPRLLGLARPLVPLVQQGLEPGELACCTREYSARARGEAHYEETRLVAGAPCHIQLQLANVHKKVAFLALRPGQLALRPDLPWLRGLRSLYLLHEVFYCGGLALAVSRGQSLRTLRLPGPRPLAFCCLKFTVGPRGLLGPQKPLGPALPARVAWLKLPALEPPAPPTESKSSPQRRSPFCRASRTACPASARPRAVRTPKGPVTPAPSLPPGKWSFARRRAQPASSRRGDPDRHAMSLPLLPSTESDSDG